Genomic DNA from Dehalogenimonas lykanthroporepellens BL-DC-9:
GCTACTCTCCTGAGGGTAATCAGGGCGGTTTGCCGGGAATCGTCGGTACCTGGGAGTTGGAAGGCGTTCAATGTGAAGCTTGTCACGGCCCGGCCGGCAACCACGTTGAGGGTAATGGTGAGAAAAAAGAAACCATTGTTATTGATGACAGTGCCGCATTATGCGGAAGATGCCATACCTCCGGCGAAAATCTGAATGTGATACCGGCGGCCAACGGGTATATTTTAAAAAATGGTCAGTATAATGAGCATCAGGCCTCACCCCATCAATATACCGATTGCGCCAACTGCCACGACCCTCATAAAAAGGGAGAATTCTCGGTAAAGATTGATTGTGGTGACTGCCATCTCAAGGTGAGAGATGATTTTACCGGTAGTACCATGGATGTCGTCGGAGTCGATTGTGAAGATTGCCATATGCCCCGGGCTACGCTCTCCGGCCAAAGCCTTGGCCTTTATCAAGGGGATGTCAGAACTCATTTGTTCCGGATAAATACTGATCCGGATGCTTCGATGTTCACTGATGATGGGAAATTCGCCAAAGACTATGTTACCCTCGATTTCGCCTGTCTGTCGTGCCATCTAAACCGTGACCTTGACTGGGCGGCCGCCAACGCTGAAGGAATCCACCCGGCAGGTAAATGATGATGAAAAGAACCCTGTTTGTAAAGCGCCTGAAACGCACCTTGATTATATTGGCCGTATTTATGGTAGTCATGGGGCCGGTGACCGTCTGGGTACTGCCTAATATTCAGAACATAATTACCTTTAACGATTTTGACTATACACTGGATTCCGGTATAGTCTCATTAGCACCTCCAGGACTGGTCCCGTCGCCACCGGCACGCCTGGCTGGAACAGGTGAATCGGATTATGTGAAAACACCTCATTCCCTGGAAGGGCGGATAGGTTTCTGTTTCGATTGTCACAGCCTTAATGGTAAGATTCCTTCACCGGTAAGTCATCTGGGTAGGCC
This window encodes:
- a CDS encoding multiheme C-type cytochrome (KEGG: ddf:DEFDS_1384 multiheme C-type cytochrome); this translates as MANKTGKKLAAIGATGLFLSLIFVLAGCSQDLDDQDKGSDEATHDSLGAEYVGSDACFDCHPAIHNDFVTSGNPWKLKTSDVARNNPIPIPAGYAWDLISYVIGGNTWKTLYVDNNGYLITSAGGRPGNNQYNLLTGTWSNYKPDELVSFTCGECHTTGYSPEGNQGGLPGIVGTWELEGVQCEACHGPAGNHVEGNGEKKETIVIDDSAALCGRCHTSGENLNVIPAANGYILKNGQYNEHQASPHQYTDCANCHDPHKKGEFSVKIDCGDCHLKVRDDFTGSTMDVVGVDCEDCHMPRATLSGQSLGLYQGDVRTHLFRINTDPDASMFTDDGKFAKDYVTLDFACLSCHLNRDLDWAAANAEGIHPAGK
- a CDS encoding hypothetical protein (KEGG: hmg:100208006 similar to predicted protein), with translation MMMKRTLFVKRLKRTLIILAVFMVVMGPVTVWVLPNIQNIITFNDFDYTLDSGIVSLAPPGLVPSPPARLAGTGESDYVKTPHSLEGRIGFCFDCHSLNGKIPSPVSHLGRPQDDCTVCHQPVWVLADAS